Genomic window (Nitrospirales bacterium LBB_01):
ATAATATTTGTAGGATGTCCGTATGATTCAGGATTATCGTTGATTAAATCATATCCCAATTCGTTCTTGATAAAACTAGGGATCAAAGCACCATCAATTTTACAAAACATTTTGTAATCCATCAGAAACCACGCTTCTGTTTCCATTATTGCAAGAACATATTTTATTTTGTCATAAGAATCTTTGTTCTTGAATAGCTTTTTAAAAGCTTCTATAATTTTTTTCTTTTCTTCTTTTTTTATTTTTTCCCCATCTATTTTTACTCTGTATAGATCATGAAGGCCAACGATATAGTCATATCCATTATCTTTAATCAAGGACTCTGCTTTTTCTTTAATTTTTGATGTGACATTGCTGTCTCCGCCTACATCATAAATTCGAACCTCATATTTAGCATTTGGATTCTCTCTCATAATAACTTTTTCACTCATGTACTGACTTATATACTTGTGCCGTTCTAATTTTAAATTATGATAACCCATATAAGCTAACAGAAATTGCTCAACAAAAATCGCTTCAGTTTGTCCCTCAACAAAAAAGTATATTTTTTTCAATCATTGCCCCATTCTTTGTACATTTTTCCGGAAAGAATATCAAAGTTATTTAAACCGGTAAGCACAAATTCATCAAATGCTTCTCTGTTATTTTTATAATTAAAAGACTCAACTGTATGTCCGGTTCTCTCCAGCACATTTAA
Coding sequences:
- a CDS encoding DUF4276 family protein encodes the protein MKKIYFFVEGQTEAIFVEQFLLAYMGYHNLKLERHKYISQYMSEKVIMRENPNAKYEVRIYDVGGDSNVTSKIKEKAESLIKDNGYDYIVGLHDLYRVKIDGEKIKKEEKKKIIEAFKKLFKNKDSYDKIKYVLAIMETEAWFLMDYKMFCKIDGALIPSFIKNELGYDLINDNPESYGHPTNIIDKIYHLCGKKYGKHEDDSYKIAYNLDYTDLCCNNEYRNKVSSWNYFLDCIDLVFE